DNA from Coffea arabica cultivar ET-39 chromosome 10c, Coffea Arabica ET-39 HiFi, whole genome shotgun sequence:
GGTAAATTTTGATAGTGTACTTAgcttgatttgcttgtatcacTAGATGTTAAATTTCCTCAATTTCGTGTTTCAATTACTTGTTATCAACTTGGTCTTTGGAGAATCCTATCTTTTGGACATAATGTATTGTTCGCTTCTTAGGTTAGATGCTGATTTTAAGTATAtgtttttgttgaatttttctCGGAGTGTTGTTTGAACATTAGATTTCCCTTGACCTCTTTGCTTGCGAATATACTGCTGGGATCGATGAACAGAGTATGGTCTTTTTTCGCTCGTacatttttattagttttttgTAATTCAAACTGTGTAGGGAATTTATAAGCTTTTAACAACGTGTACTATAGATGGCATGCTGTAGCATCATGGACATGGGATGCGCAGGATGAGACGTGTGGGATTTGTCGGATGGCGTTTGATGGTTGTTGTCCCGATTGTAAACTTCCCGGGGATGATTGCCCTCTGAGTGAGTCTTGGACAGATACTTTGACTAACCTTTTCCCATTATAATGTTGCTTTTCCATTTATCTACTGTTTCATTGTAGGTGAATGCTCTGTCTGCTTAATGGGTTTTTCTAGCAGTTCCTTTTCTTAAGAAAACATTGCTTCTTATCTGTGCAACTCGTATTAATCTTGCACTTTGAAACGGATACAATGCTTTTTATTGTCCAATGTTTTGTCATGTGTTTTTTGATTCTCGTCCTTGCATGATAACCTTTAAGTTTGAAATCCTGTTGCCTTAAATGGAAGAAAGTAGTAAAACGAAGATTTTTTATAGAACCTAGGAATAGTCTGCAACGACAGTTTGTGGCTTTGAATTTGGGATGAACAAGTTTGTCGTTAGCTGGACATACATCTGTTTTAACGATTCTGAATAATCAACTGCTTCTGCAGATCCTTATTTTACACATGTGGATCCTAGACCTTTCAGGGTGTtggtcttttattttttgttacaaGAAGATACCTTTCTGTGTCGTATAATAACAGGTTTCTGCAACTATTTGCTTGATAGAACTTTCCTTTTGCTCTAATTTTTGTCGTTTTAATGTGGCTAAGTAAATTCTTCTCATATTTAGCACTCTGCTAATTCAAGTAACACGGTTTTCTGCCATTTTTTCCTATTGGTTTTCTTCCCAGAATAGCTGTTATGATATATAAATGAGATATGAGTTGTAGTTTCTATCTTATAAACAAATACTGTTGTCTCTTTCTCTTTAACCTCCATATGTGATTCTATGACTTGGGCTTTCCTGTATCTGCTTTAATATGCCACCACAGATAGTTATGCTTTGCTAACCGCTACATTCCTTTTGCAGTCTGGGGTGCTTGCAACCATGCATTTCATCTTCATTGCATTTTAAAGTGGGTCAACTCACAGACTCCTCAAGCCCATTGTCCAATGTGCCGAAGGGAGTGGCAGTTTAAAGGATGAGTTTAGTCTGGTTCTCTTCCCGCTGTGTTTGTTCTTCTATCTCACTTTCCTGGTACATCTTACTGAGCAACAAATTAAGGCACCGTTCTCCcccaaagaaacaaaaaagacatGATGGTTATTTATTGTACTTGTGGTGAGATCTTAAACTTGAACATGTGGTTTCATGTACACACTACTTAGCAACCCAATTACTTTCTTGTTTGAGggttgttggaattttgtattttgCTTGCAAACTCTAACAAAAATATATAAGCCACTTATCCAAGAGTGACTGCTGTGGTTCATTCACTGGTTGTTGATGTTGAAAGAACGAGGGATATACTTTTGAGGTTCAGCTCTGATGCATTTCCAAACAATTCTAAGGTCCTGATTTCTACATTGTTCTTACCTGGGTTGTGTTAGGTGGCTAG
Protein-coding regions in this window:
- the LOC113713910 gene encoding anaphase-promoting complex subunit 11, giving the protein MYCSLLRWHAVASWTWDAQDETCGICRMAFDGCCPDCKLPGDDCPLIWGACNHAFHLHCILKWVNSQTPQAHCPMCRREWQFKG